GCGTTGAGCCCGTACCCCATGGTGTTCTTCATCGAGAACTGCTGCCTGACGAACGCGACATCGGCTGCGGAGCCGAGCATGCGCTCGCGGAGGGCGATCAGTCCGTCGGCGATCTCCGGTTCCGCGGCACGCAGCCGGTCGAGTGCGTCCGGTGCGCCGGTGTCGAGGATCGTGCCGCTCGGCAGCACGAGCAGCAGGGATTCGATGGTCTGATACGAGTTCTCCGTCACCCCGCACGCCATGCCGCTGGAGTTGTTCGCGATCACGCCTCCGATCGTGCAGGCGATCTCGCTTGCGGGGTCGGGGCCGAGCTTGCGGCGGTGCCTGGCGAGTCTGGTGTTGACCTGGCGCACGGTCGCACCAGGGCCGACGCGCGCGATCCGGCCGTCGTCCTCGAGGCGGATGTCTCGGAAGTTGCTGCGGGTGTCGACGAGGATGTCGCCTGAGACAGCCTGCCCCGAAAGGCTCGTGCCGCCGGACCGGAAGGTGAGTGTGCGTCCGGCTGCGCGTACAGCGGCGAACGCGTCGGCGACGCCGGCGGCGTCCGCAGGCGTCAGCACGGCATCCGGGATGAGCAGATAGTGCGATGCGTCGTGTGCGCGCGCGAAGCGATCGATCGATCGTGAAGTGAGCACGGTCTGAGTGCCCAGCAGCGTGGTGTCCAGCGGATCCGCGAGTGTCGTGGACACGGAGCTCCCTCGAATTGTCAGACAAGAATACTGAGAAGTCTAGTCTCGTTTAGGCTGGACGCCATGACCCCAGATCGCTCACTCGGTGTCGTCGGGATCGTGGATGCCGTCACACGTCAATTGCGCGCCGGTATTCTCACTGGCGAGATTCCGGCGGATGCGCCGCTCACCGAGGCGAAGGTCTCGGAGTCGTTCGGCGTGGCCAGGCCGAGCGCGAAAGCGGCGATCGAACAGCTCGTCGCCTCCGGTCTGCTCGTACGGACCGCGCACCGCAGCGCCCGTGTCGTCGCGATCGAACCGGTGATGGTCCATGACGTCTACCGCACCCGCACCAGGCTGGAGAGTGCGGCGCTGCGAGAACTGGCGGCGACGAGGACAGTGCCCGCCGCAGCAGCAGACGCCAATTCTCAGCTGCTGCGGATGCCGGCGGGGCCGAGCACTGAAACCGTCGACCCCGACCTCCGATTCCACACCGCGCTGATCGACGGCATCGGCAGCGAGCGCACGTCGCGCATGTACCGCAGCGTGCTCGACGAAGTGCGCCTGTGCATGGCCCAGGTGCAGGGCAGGCGGCTTCTCGACGCCGCGCTCATCGCGGCGCAGCACGGCGAGATCCTGGATGCGGTCGCAGCCGGCGACGGCGATCGTGCGGCCGCGCTGCTTGCCGCTCACCTCCGCTCGGCCGAAGACCGTCTTGTGGAGGCGCTGGGGGAGTAGGGCTATTCGGAGTCGGACTCCGTGGCGGCATCCTCCACCTGGATCGGAGCATCGGCCGGGTCTGCCCACACCGGTGCGGGCAGAAGCGTGTCGGTGGCGCCGCCCTGGATCGCGCGCAGAGCGTCGGCGATCTCATCGGCGTTCTCCGGCACGGCCAGACCGCAGGTGTTCAACTCCGAGGCGAACTTGAGGGTGAGACGGGTCTTGCCTGCCTCGACTGCCTCGGCCGTCGTGCCGGTGCGCTTCTCGCTGCCGGTCTGGATGTCGGGCACCTCGTCGCACACGTGGTAGACGGCTCCTCCGTCGACCCACACCACCTCGTCCTGGCCGAGAAGCTGGATGACCGTCGACTGGTCCGCGGTGTACTGCTCGACCGACGGCGGGTTGTAGTCGATACCGAGTGCGACGGCGACGACTGCCAGGACGACGCCGATGATCCCGGCCGTGGTCTTCTGGCCCTTGTCCATGTCCTTGTTAAGGAAGATGAGGATGATCAGGGGCAGGAACGCGACGACGGCGATGATGGCGCCGAGCTGATTCTGCACGAAGAAGCGCACGGTGTCCGACTTCTTCGCCGGGTCGAGGCGATTCGCCTTCTTCCACAGGAAGGAGCCGGTGATCGCCAGCGCCGCGATGACGACCAGCGTCACGATGAGCGTGATGAACGCCCATTGGGGGAACTGCGCTGTGACGTTCTGCTCCTCCAGAAGGCCGGTGTCGGGGTTGCGGACGAGCCCGCCGTCTTCGCCGACGAACTCGCGCTGGCGAAGAAGCCAGAAGATCGCGACAGCCTCCGCGGCGATGGCCACGAACCAGAGCACGGCAGCGATCCACCGGAGCGTCGTCGCCTTCTTCTTCGAACCGGCCGTCGGCTTCCAACCCGGTGCGGCTGTGTCGTCGGCGTCCGTCGTCGGTGATGCGACGGCCTTCTCGTTGCGCTCAGCCACGGTGAGTTCCC
The DNA window shown above is from Microbacterium murale and carries:
- a CDS encoding GntR family transcriptional regulator, with the protein product MTPDRSLGVVGIVDAVTRQLRAGILTGEIPADAPLTEAKVSESFGVARPSAKAAIEQLVASGLLVRTAHRSARVVAIEPVMVHDVYRTRTRLESAALRELAATRTVPAAAADANSQLLRMPAGPSTETVDPDLRFHTALIDGIGSERTSRMYRSVLDEVRLCMAQVQGRRLLDAALIAAQHGEILDAVAAGDGDRAAALLAAHLRSAEDRLVEALGE